The Aerococcaceae bacterium DSM 111021 region CTCCAGAGATGAATGATTTTAGTGCTATTATCTCTAATATCGCTGCACAAGATTTTGATGCTATTACAGTACTTGCGTTTTATCAAACTGCTGGACCAATTGTCAAACAAGCTCGTGAATTTGGTATTGATGCTCCAATTCTTGGATCAAACGGATTCGGTAATGATATTATTTATGAATTAGCTGGTTCGGAGAACATGAATAATGCATATTATGCTTCTCTATACCCTATTCAAGATGACGATGATTTTGTTACAAAATACCGTGAAGAGTTCGGATCAGAACCTGATATGTTCGCAGCTCTAGCATATGACACAGTTTATATGGTTAAACAAGCTATCGAGCAAGCAGAAAGTGATGATCCAGTTGCTGTCAATGAGGCTTTAGAAAATCTCGGTGAATTCTCAGGTATAACAGGGGACTTTGTCTTCGATGAGAATCACAATCCAACTAAAAACGTTGTGAGTATGATTGAAATCCAAAACGCTGAAGAGACTGATGTTCACGAAGTTGTCTTCGATTAATTAAATACATAACAAAACCGTTATAAGCATTCGATGCTTATAACGGTTTTTGAATTTATTATTTATTTGACATAACTTCTAGTCGGTATCCATCTGGATCCGAAATAAAGAAGTAAGTTGCTGAACCATCAGAAAGTGATTTCATCTCAGTCATTTCATAACCAGATTCTTTCGCTTTTTCAAATGTTTCTTCAAGATTATCTACCCCTAAAGCTAAATGACTGAAGCCATCTCCAACTGTATATGGACCTGATTCATAATTATAAGTTAACTCTAATTCGAAGTCGCTTCCTGGAACCGTTAGATATGATAAAGTGAATTTATCTTCTGGATAATCTTTTTCACGACTTACCTCAAAATCAAATACACCCATATAAAATTCTTTTGTTGCTTTTAAATCTTGTACACGAATACATGCATGTAATAATGTTTGTGCCATTATGTCACTCCTCTAGTTTAATAATTTAAATATATCAAATTACTCTCTTACTAACAAATTTTATGGGTTAATAGATTATTTACATATCCATTGTAGAAAATGCATATGGTACTAACTCTTCTAAATTCGTTTCTAGAACTTTACCATCATTACGAGTTAAGTATACAGGTGTGTCTGGATCACAAAATTCAACCATTACTTGTCTACAAATACTACATGGTGGTAAAAAATCTTCTGTATCTCCTGAAACAGCAATACCTTTTATTGACTTAGGTGAATATCCTTGGCTTATAGCTGTAAAAATCGCACTACGCTCAGCACAGTTAGTGGCCCCGAAGGAAACGTTTTCAATATTAACACCAGTAATAATTTCTCCATCATCCATCTTAATTGCTGCACCTACTCTAAATTTTGAATAAGGAGAATAAGAGTTTGGTTTAATATTCTTTGCTTCTTCTACTAACTTATCTATTTGTTGTTTATTCATACTAACACCATCCTTAAAGTTGTAGCTCTATTATAACTTACATTCACTTAAAAGAATAAAGTTTTATAAAAAAAAGCTTTTTAAATAAAGAATAACTTCTTTATTTAAAAAACCTTATTTATATCTATTGTTCAAATTTCTCTCTCAATTGACTCCCATTAAAAAGATATTCTTTATCTTTGGTAATTAAGACAGGTATACCAACTTCATTATTTGCTTTTTTCTCATCAAATACGTCTTGATTATCTCGCTCTACCAAAAAGTCTTTAAGATTAGACATCGATTCTGTAATATTAACACTTTGGAAACGAACTCCTAATCTGTTTAATTCACTAAGAAACGATTTTGTATCCGGGCATACATCACTGTAATATAAAATATTGTTTCCCATTTTTTTCACTCCTATTTTTTGCCTACTTTATTTATACGTTAAATTCATCATAATTTCAAATATTTTGATTTGCTCATCTTTCTACTTTTCAGTATAATTACACAAGTTATGGTAAAATATTATAGGTTAGTAAGCCTTTAGTCAGATGACATAAAGTACTAATTCTAATAATATATTTTTAGTTCATATTAATGGAGGTTGAGATGGAAAATAAAGTACAAAATGACAATCAAGGATGGTGGCTTCGTTTCGTTAAAGGAATGTTTGTCGGATCTGGTTTTATCATACCAGGGGTTAGCGGTGGAGCATTAGCTGCTATATTTGGAATTTACGAAAGAATTATTAACTTTTTAGCAAATTTAACAAAAGATTTTAAAGAGAATGTTAAATTCTTTATTCCAGTTGGTGTAGGTGCCCTTTTTGGTATTGCGATTCTATCTTGGGGTATCAGCTACTTATTAGGTTCATTCGAAGTTATTATCACTTGGTTCTTTATCGGTGCTATCGTGGGTACTGCTCCGGCATTATGGAGCGAGGCTGGAAAGGAAGGACGCAATAATAGAGACTACATCATTTTAGTGGCAGCCTTTATATTCGGTATTGTCTTACTTGGTTTTGGAATTCAACTATTTGATGGTTCGGTGCAGCCTAGCTTTATAGCATGGATGGTATGTGGTGCACTAATAGCACTAGGTATATTAGTACCAGGAATGAGTCCATCTAACTTCATCTTTTATATGGGGTTATACCAAGCAATGGCAGATGGCTTCAAAACATTAAATCTTGGCATCATTATTCCAATTGGTATTGGTGGGTTACTTACTGTACTATTGTTAGCTAAAGTCATCGAGAAAATTTTCTCTACTAATTATAGTGAATTTTTCCACTTTATTGTAGGAATTGTATTAGCTTCTACTATGATGATTATTCCAGTTGGTTCTGCTTATAACGGATTTACTTTTTTAAATTACTTTATGTGTTTTGTATTATTCTCTTTAGGTGCCTTTTTAGGTTGGTGGATGTCTCAATTAGAAAATCGTTACAAGTAATATCAAAAAAAAGAGAGTGGAATTTCCACTCTCTTTTTTGATTGTTTAAAATTTCATTACAATACTAATTCCGCTTCAACAATTTCTTGGAAGTATCGCTGCGTTGAATTTTCTTCAGTATTGTACGATATAATATCTAGAAGCATTGATAAAGCACTATTCCCTAATTTTTGAGCATGTATATCCATAAATAATTCATGCTTCTCACGTGTTGTTTGGGATTCATAAGCTTTAAATGTGGCCATTGGAATCGGTTCTTTACCTGCTGTTTCCCATCCTGAACGTATCCCCCTAGCAACAAGTTGATCAGCGATAACCACACCATCTAGATTCGATAATTTCAGTAATTCTTTGACTAGTTCATAACCGACGTTTGATAAGAATTGAAAATCATTAAATACTAAAGATGTATCTAATTTGATTTCATTCTCCTCAAGCGCTTTTCGATAACCTTCATATCTCAATTCAATAAAGTTTAATGTCTTGTCCCCACCAACAAAAGCAATTCTCTTACCACCTTGTTTAATAATTTCATCTGTCACTTTGTAGGCCATTAACTCATTGTCATTATCGACAGAATTTACAGGTTTCAACGAAGGTGTTCCAATAACTACAAATGGAAAGCTTATTTCTTTTAAAAATTCTATAATCTTATCATTGATTTTTGAATATAAAAATATAAGACCATCCACTTGCTTACCAAAAACCATTGTCTTAATTCGGTCTAATCGTTCTTCTTCAGTATTACCCGAACTTAACAATAACGAATATTTTTGGTCATCTGCTACTTCATTCATACCACGTAAAACTGTTGGAAAGAATGGATTTTGATAGAATGTATCTGTATTATCTGGCAATACTAAGCCAATAATACGTGAGGTACTATTAACAAGACTTCTTGCGTTCATATTTGGAAAATACTTTAATTCATCCATAATTGTTCTAACTTTTGTCTTTGTCTTTTCACTGATTGATGGGCTATTTGATATGACCCTAGAAACAGTAGAGGGAGAAACTCCTGCTACTCTAGCAACATCCTTTATTGTTACTGACATTTATACACCTCAACTTTATAATTTGCCACTCTTTACGCAAACGATTGCGTTTTTATTATTATACTAAAACATCGCCACTAAAGCAATTACAGAGTGTTGTTAAAATAATTAATCGCTTTCAATGCGAAAACGTTTGTTTTTTTACTACTTCTCTTCTATAATAGAATTGTATTAATCAAATATCCCTTCTCATTATGTAAAAAGTGCGTATTTACAACAGTATATCTTTTTTACATAACGGGAAGGATGAGGTAATAACATTTATAGTAGGAGGTTACATTATATGACACGTACAAGCGGTGTATTGATGCACATTTCGTCATTACCAGGTCCTTTTGGTATTGGAACGTTCGGACAATCCGCTTATGACTTTGTAGATTTTCTTAAAGAAACCAAACAAACATATTGGCAAATTTTACCATTAACAACAACAAGTTACGGAGACTCTCCATATCAGTCCTTCTCAGCTTTTGCAGGGAATACATATTTTA contains the following coding sequences:
- a CDS encoding VOC family protein — its product is MAQTLLHACIRVQDLKATKEFYMGVFDFEVSREKDYPEDKFTLSYLTVPGSDFELELTYNYESGPYTVGDGFSHLALGVDNLEETFEKAKESGYEMTEMKSLSDGSATYFFISDPDGYRLEVMSNK
- the cdd gene encoding cytidine deaminase is translated as MNKQQIDKLVEEAKNIKPNSYSPYSKFRVGAAIKMDDGEIITGVNIENVSFGATNCAERSAIFTAISQGYSPKSIKGIAVSGDTEDFLPPCSICRQVMVEFCDPDTPVYLTRNDGKVLETNLEELVPYAFSTMDM
- a CDS encoding glutaredoxin, translated to MGNNILYYSDVCPDTKSFLSELNRLGVRFQSVNITESMSNLKDFLVERDNQDVFDEKKANNEVGIPVLITKDKEYLFNGSQLREKFEQ
- a CDS encoding DUF368 domain-containing protein — translated: MENKVQNDNQGWWLRFVKGMFVGSGFIIPGVSGGALAAIFGIYERIINFLANLTKDFKENVKFFIPVGVGALFGIAILSWGISYLLGSFEVIITWFFIGAIVGTAPALWSEAGKEGRNNRDYIILVAAFIFGIVLLGFGIQLFDGSVQPSFIAWMVCGALIALGILVPGMSPSNFIFYMGLYQAMADGFKTLNLGIIIPIGIGGLLTVLLLAKVIEKIFSTNYSEFFHFIVGIVLASTMMIIPVGSAYNGFTFLNYFMCFVLFSLGAFLGWWMSQLENRYK
- a CDS encoding LacI family DNA-binding transcriptional regulator — translated: MSVTIKDVARVAGVSPSTVSRVISNSPSISEKTKTKVRTIMDELKYFPNMNARSLVNSTSRIIGLVLPDNTDTFYQNPFFPTVLRGMNEVADDQKYSLLLSSGNTEEERLDRIKTMVFGKQVDGLIFLYSKINDKIIEFLKEISFPFVVIGTPSLKPVNSVDNDNELMAYKVTDEIIKQGGKRIAFVGGDKTLNFIELRYEGYRKALEENEIKLDTSLVFNDFQFLSNVGYELVKELLKLSNLDGVVIADQLVARGIRSGWETAGKEPIPMATFKAYESQTTREKHELFMDIHAQKLGNSALSMLLDIISYNTEENSTQRYFQEIVEAELVL